TATAATCCGCAATACCAGAGATCTCTGTATGCGTGACAGCACCACCCAGTGTTTCCGCATCTATCGTTTCGCCAATCGCCGCTTTCACCAGGTAAGGGCCAGCCAGGAATATAGATCCATTACCTTCTACCATCAGCACCTCATCACTCATAATCGGCAGGTATGCTCCACCAGCTACACAGCTGCCCATCACCGCTGCGATCTGGGTAATTCCCATGGCACTCATCCGCGCATTGTTGCGGAATATACGGCCAAAATGCTCCTTATCCGGGAAGATCTCATCCTGCATGGGCAGGTATACCCCCGCACTATCTACCAGGTAAATAACAGGCAGGTGATTCTCCATGGCGATCTCCTGCAAGCGCAGGTTCTTTTTGCCCGTCATAGGAAACCAGGCACCGGCTTTTACCGTCATATCGTTGGCCACGATCATACACTGCCGGCCGGCGATATAACCAATACCACCTACTGTTCCTGCTGCCGGACAACCACCATGTTCCTCGTACATCCCATAGGCAGCAAATGCCCCTATTTCAGTAAATGGCGTGTCTTTGTCACAGAGATAAGCGATACGTTCGCGGGGAGTCAATTTGCCGCGCTGGCGGACTTTCTCGAGGTTCTTTTTACCTCCGCCCTGTTCTACAATGGCGAGGCGTTGTTTCAGGGTACTGAGCGATCTGCGCATGGCATCTTCATTCCTGTTCATGTCCAGTTGCTGTGCTTCCATAACGATTGTTTTTGGTTCGGGGAATCCTTAAAAATACGGGATTGGGGGCAATAAAAAACGCTTCTGCTGAACAGAAGCGTTTTTTATGTATAATTTATCTATTTCTTACTTTCATTCATCGGCATCGGCTCTCGGCAACTATCTATCGCATGCTTTTCGAAGATCCGCTTCGCAGCAACCAACCTTTTTTTGTAATAAGTACTGTTGGTAATATCCACGATATTCACGCCCTGGTTAGAAGAATGAATCATCATCACCTTTCCGCCTTCCACCTTGTACACCATTCCCACATGACCTACTTTCTTTCCCTTCACATTCCTTCTGCCTGTAAAGAAAAGAAGATCTCCCGGGCTGAAATTTTCCGGGCTCACTACCTCGCCCAAGACCGATATACTGGCCGCAGTTCTTGGCAGGGTCATACCAATGGCATTGAACCCATAATTGATCAAACCACTGCAGTCGAACCCGATAGGACCGATTGCACCACGGATATAAGGCTTGCCTAATTCCGATACCAGGGTGAGCAACATGTTGCGTACCTCCTGCTGCTTGATGCTTGCCAGATCCGCACTGTCAGGCACATAAGCCAAATGCAGGGGCTCATCCGGCAAATCAGGATTGACCTGCGAAATCACTTTTGTCTTCACATTATGATGTGCAGTTCCTTTGGAAGGGTGGTGTGCCGATCCTTTTGCTCCGGGTTTAATATGGGTCAGGTGAACGGTTTTACCGGAATGCGAACTACCCGCATGCGCTGTAGTTTTAGCGTGCGTGGAATGTACCACGTGTGTCTGCTTCTTCGCAGGTGTCGTGGTTTTGGTTTTCTTCTTCTGCTGTGCAGCAGTCGCTATGGTCGCCCCCAGGGGCAGTAGTAGTAATATTAGCCTCTTCACAATACAATTTTTGCATCACAAGGTCCCCTCATTCACACCTGTAAATCCAAAATCCTTCACCGACAATGAACGAATCGTTCTGAAAGCGGTCATGGCCGAATCCGGTTTTGGGATACCTTCTCCTTCCTGCTTGAAAGAGAAGATTTTATTGTC
This window of the Chitinophaga sancti genome carries:
- a CDS encoding C40 family peptidase, with amino-acid sequence MKRLILLLLPLGATIATAAQQKKKTKTTTPAKKQTHVVHSTHAKTTAHAGSSHSGKTVHLTHIKPGAKGSAHHPSKGTAHHNVKTKVISQVNPDLPDEPLHLAYVPDSADLASIKQQEVRNMLLTLVSELGKPYIRGAIGPIGFDCSGLINYGFNAIGMTLPRTAASISVLGEVVSPENFSPGDLLFFTGRRNVKGKKVGHVGMVYKVEGGKVMMIHSSNQGVNIVDITNSTYYKKRLVAAKRIFEKHAIDSCREPMPMNESKK